The sequence TACTCAAATGTCTCCCAGCAGCTTTCACTATTAGCTTAATCCTCTGTTTTAGACTACTTTATCAGTGCTACTGATAGTTCCTGCTTTGAACGTCACCAGCTTTCTCTTTTCTTTCTATACCATATCGCTGCCCACCTGCCCCGTAATCCCCGGTCTAGAtgctcctacccatctctcccttgaacctgtatctccctggacctggaccaacctcactgcctcagcatatgacacccttcTCTCCACTCTCACTTGTTGCACCTCCACTGCCTGCTTCATAGCCTCACACACACTATATGCCACACTATGAGCACCCCCACAGTTGAAGCACTTTGGTTGTACACCATCTCCACACTTCCCATACTCATGCTCCCCTCCACACCTGGCACACCTCTTTTCTCTTTACAGACTGGTGCCACATGCCCAAACCTCTGGCATTTATAACATCTTAAAGGCTTCTGTACATAAGCCCTCACATAATAACTAATATATCCtattgttactttatttggctGTACCCGGTCCTTGAAATGTAACAGAATAGACGTGCTATCTACCCTAACTCCACCCCTTGTTGCTTGCAATCTTTGTACATTCACTAGAACGCCTCCTCTCAAATTGTCCCTTACCTCTTTAGTGCTAACACTCACAGACCATCCTGTTATCACCCCTTTAATCCACTGATTCCCTGCTTGATCAGTCCAGCTGCTCGACCTTACACTTCCCTATTTGCTTCACTCAGAGCTTTTTCCCTCTGCGCCATgtccttacagaacaccaacaagctcccatctctTAACACTTTAGCATTGACAACTTCCCCAATCAACTATTTTATCACAGCCGTCAACCTAATCGGACTCATCGCCCCAACTCCACCTTCCTCCCTAAACTTCAGAATCACTTtatgctcctcctcacctccatgCTCCCCTTGCATCTTATCTTGCCCTTCCTCTGCACATTCTACCTCCGAACTTCCGCTAGCGTTGGAAGCTAAGTTGCGCTCCTCAAACTTCCTTTTCTGCCTCCATAGACCTCTCGCTCCCCTTCATACCCCTACTCCCGTTCTCTCccgctttctttttctctttcttactCCCTCCTTTATTTGTACCGCTATGTTCCATACTTGCTTCACTTTCTTCTCCATCACTATATCCTACCATCTCTGACCCATTCACAGCACAGCCGTGCCGAACCACCGCCACAGAGTaaagtttgtttgtttttcaacgATTTATCCCACCTACTCTTGTAACCTTCTCCAAACACAACCTTCCTCGACCGCGCAAGCTAGCCTGAACCTGAAGTTACGACCTTGTCAACAGCCAGACTGTCTAGTTAGCTGTGCTGTTTTTCAGACAGACAAATACCTCCTAGAAAAATCGACCCTACCAGCATGTTGCAGAAATGTGTATGCTAAAACTGAGTGGGGTGTCAGTTACGGAACCATAACTGTGGGAAGATGGGCGCGGCCCGTCGGAGCCCTATTGGCCATCATTTAATTTGAGCTAATCACACGAATGCGAGGCGTGGCTCCAAATGGAGGCAGGACCTGGGCAAGAACTTGTTGTGTGCTAGCAAAAACATTCCTCCTGACCTCAAAGGGAGAAAAAAACAATACCTTCCAGCTAGCTAATGGCTTCCCGAGAAGAAAAAAGCCTGATACACCTGTAAAATCTGTGGTCGATGTGTGTCACCCTTTTGGTGAAAACTATCCCATAAGAAGTACAAACGCCATCTCTTTATTGTTGCCAAGACGTCGGCCTGATACGATTATACTATAGGGCACTAAAGGAGATAACTGGTCCCATCGCTGAGGTGGATGATCTCGCTAAATCAGTCTGTGAAAAGTGTTGcacacttttaacaaggcactaCAAAAGTAGTGGCGAGACTTGGGAGTTTATTTCGGGAGAGAGCCAATACTGTGCCGAAAATACGACAGACGAGGTGCTCCCTCACAACGGGCATACAGGAGGAACGTAAACAGAGGTGCACAAGACATGTACGGGGGAGGGTCATTTCTGACTTGAAAACTCGTTGTAGGAAAATGAGCTCAGTTCCCCACTTGGAAAATATCAGAAATGaccaataggaagctctacgCAAAAAAACATATGGCTTGTCATGACAATACGCCATGCAAGTTATACGCTCCTACGTCATATTTCAGTGTTTATGTCCCTGGTCTTTTGAATGGGCTTCAAGATTATTTCAAATTCATGAAAATGCCCTCATAAGATATACACAATTATGTTTGTGTTTGAATTTACTTCTGCCAGATGCCTTTTATTAAGTTTTTGCCATTAAAAGCCTACAAAAGTTCAACTACAAGGCTACTTGCCGAGTCACTTGCATGGCGTATTAAACTGGCATACGAAATGCAGTGTATGTAAATTAACGCTCATTTCACACTGATGTCTCCTCCCCGTGTAATTGTGTTTTAGGGGGAAGGTGTTGTGGGAGATGATTGGTTGGTAGATTAAGCCAATGACGGAGTTCTATTAAGCTGCCCTGGGTTGAACCGGGCTATGGCCTGTCACGTGACCAGGCGAAGCCAATGAGGGAGGCGCGCCCTGCTCAAATCGAACTGTAATGAGCGCCGCTCGTTCATATTGGtcgtgttcccctgctcagacgttgctgacgcatgccagatGTTACAACGTTTGGAtttgtattttacgtatcagctaacAACATGTTATAGCAATGTGGTGCCCGACGGCACAGTCGATtatgtggcacgcaaccattggttgatgcaagggacaagaccatcgtcaacaatgcagcatggtgcatcattcagaaacatctcttttccataaaacATGTTTGAATTTTCAAAATAGTTTTCATTAGGGAGGCAGAAAGcgatcacttttgcatgtgaaaacacagattcctacgtcacttttgttttgggACGACTGCTGTCAGCCAGAACAGGCACTTGACTCACgcccgggaggcagcccggttcgAAATAGAATACAATCAACGCTAACTCTGTTCACCGGGGGCATTAATAGAATCCCCTCACTGCCTATGCGTCGGGTAGATCCTCACAATCTTTTTATTGGCTAACGAAGGCCAAGTTTGACACGTTGGTCCACCAGACCTTTCGGGCATTTGGGCAGAATTAGCTGGGAACGAGATTAGTGCATAGGTGGAACTTAAGGTGATCTTCTTGTCAAAAATTGTGCTGAATAGGTTTTGACTCACGATTTTCcagacctacagtaccagtcaaatgtttggacaaacctattcattccagggtttttctttatttttactattttctacattgtagaataatagtgaagacatcaaaactatgaaataacacatatggaatcatgtcgtaaccaaaaaagtgttggcactcttgccattctctcaaccagcttcacttggaatgcttttccaacagtcttgaaggagttcccacatatattagcacttgttggctgctttttcttcactctgcgttccgactcatcccaaaccatctcaattgggatagaggtcgggggattgtgcaggccaggtcatctgatgcagcactccatcactctccttcttggtaaaatagcccttacactagccctcacacagcctggaggtgtgttgggtcaatgtcctgttgaaaaacaaatgatagtcccactaagcccaaaccagatgggatggcgtatcactgcagaatgctgtggtagccatgctggttaagtgtgccttgaattctaaatgaatcacagtgtcaccagcaaagcacccccacaccataacaccacctcctccatgcttcacgataggaaatacacatgcagagatcatccgttcacccacaccacgtctcacaaagacacggcggttggaaccaaaaatctctccaccggtctaatgtccattgctcgtgtttcttggcccaagcaagtcttttcctattattggtgtcctttagtagtggtttctttgcagcaactcgaccatgaaggcctgattcacacagtctcctctgaacagttgatgttgagatgtgtctgttacttgaaatctgtgaagcatttatttgggctgcgatttctgaggctggtaactctaatgaacttatcctctgcagcagaggtaactctcggtcttccattcctgtggcggtcctcatgacagccagtttcatcatagcgcttgatggtttttgtgactgaaatcgaaatgttccatattgactgcccttcatgtcttaaagtaatgatggacgtttctctttgcttatttgagctgttcttgccctaatatggacttggtattttaccaaatagggctatcttctgtataccacccctaccttgtcacaacacaactgattggctcaaacgcattaagaaggaaataaattccacaaattaacttttaagaaggcacacctgttaattgaaatgcattccaggtgactacctcatgaagctggttgagagaatgccaagagtgtgcaaagctgtcatcaaggcaaagggaggctatttgaagaatctcaaatatattttgatttgtttaacacttttttggttactacatgattccatgtgttatttcatagttttgatgtcttcactattattctctaatgtcaaaaattgtaaaaataaagaaaaacccttgaatgagtaagtgtgtccaaacttttgactggtagtgtatattttcttTGCGGTTATACttaaacatttttttataacaatctACCACAGGCTGTATGGCAGTCGCAAGTAAAACAAACCTTCGCTCGACAGTGACCCAGGAATACCAGGACCCCCCAAAATAAGACAACGCCATCTATACCAGTAGTGTTACTTTTATTCAAATTAAACTAGATTAAATCCTTCAGAACATATTTAATGATATGCTGCTTTTTAAAAATGAAACTAGGTGTAACACAGCATTGATTCATAAATATGTAGGAATGCACAACACAATGAAGCATATATATTGCTGGAATGCTTGATCAACTACGGCAGAAACCAAGTTGACTTATAGCACCAGGGTTGTTTAGGTGAACAGACACCTGGGGCGGTTGATTTGTGAGTTGCCCTTCATGCCCGCTCCCATACCCTATAATTCTGTATTTCTTTGTGACTCATTTGTATACAAGTAGGCcagaaaagccacatccctgattGGCAGATGAGTGGCAACCCTGATTAGAAGCACCTGCTGCACATCGTTTGTTCTTTAAAAATGCTGTTTTGAATTAAAAGAAAACTGTACCTACACACTTAAGGATGTAAAGCCGAAAcgtctgtgtacgctatccctgatgcagtgaaaataaaGCGTACTATTTGATGTTCTAAattatgtgattttttttttagtGCGAACCCATTACACCTTTTGTCAGTGGTAACCACTGTTCACATCAGAAGTGGTAAACGGGTGTTATTGAGGTATTCAACTGTTCCATTATCTTGCATTGTTCTCTGTACGTACTGTAAAAGAGGTATGTGGTTCTGTTGCTAAATCACACTTTAGTGCTACTTGTAACGGAAATGCATGCACAGTTAGAAAGGACGTTCTGCCCAGCACAAGACTCCAGTCCCTGTTTGAAAGCTGTGCTCTCTTCTTGCTGTGGGTCTTACAGGGTGTGTTTGTCAAACAGGTATTCTCCCATGGAGCCATGGGTCTCAGAGGAAGTGAGGCGGGTCAGGCTGCCCAGATGGTCGCCCAGCTTCTTGATGGTGTCGTGGCTGTCGGACAGGAAGTGCTGCTCTAGGAAGTCAGACAGCTAATGAGGAAGTAAATTAAAAGTAAGATTGTATTGTAATGCCCGGTTGCAACAGACACAGCACAGCATTGATATCATAGTGGTAGATGCATCCTGCAGGTATTCCTTCAACATTCGATCTGTTCCTCCTTCTCCATATTTGATCTGTTCAAATCACTAACAGACCAACATAGCTGTTATGAGCTTCAGTTATACATAGCTATCATATACATCTGATCTAATAACACTGTAAACATCCATTAAAATATGCACAGCAGTTAATCACAATGGGATAATTATCATGGACTTACATGGGGGGTCAGTGTGAGTATTGGCACCACGGTGCACCTCGAGGAGGGACGTGTTGAGGGTTTTCTGAAACTCCAGGGAGAAGGTGATGGCCTCCAGGCCACTTCGCCAGTCCTCCCTGCTGGGTTtctgaaacagagagacagacagcgcaTTTCAAGGAATCAGTTTGAGCAAGGCAAGGCCCAGAACCGCTAATCTAGatcacagagtagttatttgggaTGCATCAAGCAAAGTTATTTGTATATTAGTGATTCTTCACAGTTCTCCTGCAATGTAGTCAAACAGGCACAGTGACTTGGGTATCACAACTGCATGTAGGGGCCCTGACAAATCCGCGTTGAGGAACACGCTGACGGAATAACGGAATCCAAACATTAAAACGGAATACAGTCAATGCATTCTAGCGCCTCCCACATTCCATTCCACTttttaagaggttttaaaaataggttatatttgactcaacattccattacatacattaaggcattgttggcagaatagatggatgcagctCAATACATTTCTTGATAGTcccaaaaatattgctatcaggttgtaaatcccagctggcctggtaccttgtttgctgcctccattcgggatgcactgatCAACAGGACTAAAGTTCCcaaaatgtaagaggactcctgtgGTATTGACATACATGCAGAAATccagtcgctgcacagctattttcaggtctctccagaggtgttcgatcaggttcaagtccgggctctggctgggccactcaaggacattcagagacttgtcccgaagccactcctgtgttgtcttggctgtgtgcttagggtcattgtcctgttagaaggtgaacctttgccccagtctgaggtcctgagcgctcttgagcaggttttcatcaaggatctctctatactttgctccgttcatctttccctagatcctgactagtctcccagtccctgctgctgaaaaacatccccacaacatgattctgccaccaccatgcttcaccgtagggatggtgccaggtttcctccagatgtgacgctttgcattcaggccaaagagttcaatcttggtttcatcagaccaaagaatcttgtttctcatggtctgagagtcctttagctgccttttggcaaactccaagtgggctgtcatgtgccttttactgaggagtggcttccgtctggccaatctaccataaaggcctgattggtaaaatgctgcaaagatggttgtccttttgaaagattctcccatcgccacagaggaaccctggagctctgtcagtgaccatcgggttcttggtcacctccctgaccaaggcccttctcccccgattgctcagtttggccgggcggacagctataggaagagtcttggtggttcaaacttcttccatttaagaatgatggaggccactgtgttcttggggaccttcaatgctgcagaaatgttttgaaacccttccccagatctgtgcctcaacacaatcctgtctcggagctctacggacaattccttcgacctcatggtttggtttttgttctgacatgtactgtcaactgtgggaccttatatagacaggtgtgtgcctttccaaatcatgtccaatcaatttaatttaccacaggtggacttcaagttgtagaaacatctcaaggatgataattggaaacaggatgcacctgaactaaatttcgagtctcatagcaaagggtctgaataattatgttaataaggtatttatttatttttatacatttgcacacatttctaaaaaacggttttggctttgtcattatggggtattgtgtgtagattgaggacattttgattgaatccattttagaataaggctttaacgtaacaaaatgtggaaaaagggaaggggtctgaatactttccgaatgcactgtatatggaaaaatacacgttttaaaatgtagaccaatcgattggtcgaaagaacagactacTTTCGTACAACCAATATATTTTTGGGTCAGGAAAAGCCCTACAGAGAAGTAACACTAAGCTAGCTAGGATAACATTAGATATTTGCATGTTATGTACTGGACGAGGGCTAGCAAGCGGTTTTCAAAACAACGGGATTACCAACTTGAGCAATAAGATCTCAGCTTGCTAGATAGCAAAGCCAACCGAATATACACCTTAGCAAACAATCATTTTGTAAACTAATGTTAGCTTCAACTAACATGACAAGTACATAGACCTATTTCTTTGTAAAACAATGTTAGACAAAGTCTATGATATTAGCCAGAAGGctctgctgctagctagctaaccagtcaAGTCTTTTGAAGAAGCTAGCTATCTAGCATCATCTTTGTAGTGGTTATAATACATGCTGAAACACTAGTTTTCAAATTTCTAAATTTTCACAAGAGCATTGCTGTAGCGTTTAAATTCTGTGAATGCCATTTAGTAATTTTAACGAATTCTATCCATATTTAACGAGATCTCCCTGTTGGCAATGCCTGACAACGCACTGGAAATGGCTCCCCTGATAAGAAGAGGGCTTGGAACATTAGAGCGTGAAATTTGCATTGAGGGAATTCgacaatattcaaaaatgtattgaacttagtaggaaatcaactaaatgtatatATAATAATTCATTAAATTTGCCCAAGTTAACCCTATCAGTCCCTAGACCCCAGCAAAATTGGCTTTTGatttatctgactttcatttatttgcatgtccagcccttataccggtatattttttattttacctttatttaactaggcaagtcagttaagaaaaaagttatttacaatgacggcctacaccggccaaacccggacgacgctgggccaattgtgcgccgccctatgggactcccaatcacggccggttgtgatacagcctggaatcgaaccagggggtctgtagtgacgcctcaagcaccaagatgcagtgccttagaccactgcgccactcgggagcctcacaatgaagtgttttaacatttattttcaggacaacctgggctacaagtagaacacaaaacaatgacAAACatttgcattcatgagttttaaTTGACAAATGTCAATTTAAAAAAACAAGGTCCGCCAAAGCAAAAACACGAAAAAAATGAATTTATATGAGTGCTGTATGTATTGAAATTGTTTGCTCACTGGAaaatgaatatccaactagtcagtgacaactgtgtggagtttgtgacagcaactaagtgagcttattacagtattatagacactatgtccttggatttcctatgatcttctaacGTTTCTTGTGTAGCTTGTGAACGTCAGAGCAAAACATGTTACATGTGCGTGTTTGTGACAGTCTCAGTTTTTCATAGATAGCTACAAACTACTAAAAGAATAAACCATTCGGACTCTGTAGACGTTTTTGTAAAAATACCTGGCCCTGGGCCCCTTCGGGATCCACCCTTGTTttacaaacaccgctctagctcagccCCCGTTATTTACACGAACTAATGGTTGGTACCAATGGATGCAGAAGatgtttaaaaggggttagaagtcAAAATCGTGCCAGCGTCACGGTGGGACTCATTCGGTTAATAAGACATGAACAGAAAGCATGTGATTCTGTGTGTTGTGTGCGGTGCGAGCATATGCCTAGTCTACGCTTTTCATAGCCATTAGCGATAACGCTAATTGTCTGCTGGtggatggaaaggctttcccaaaaaccttatcaattaaatgttaactacaaagttgccaatgcctacctggcagaaggatatcatgattattttcatTAATCCCGTGGTCATTTGTTCTGCAAACCCTGCAATCACATGAGCACTACAGAAACACTGGTAACCAAACAATGGTCTCTGGCTGGTGGGCAttgcatttacgtcatttagcagacgctcttatccagagcgacttacaaattggtgcattcaccttatagccagtgggataaccactttacaaaatgtttattttttgtgatttttttttttttttgggggggggggtagaaggattactttatcctatcccaggtattccttaaagaggtggggtttcaagtgtctccggaaggtggtgagtgactccgctgtcctagcgtcgtgagggagcttgttccaccattggggtgccagagcaaggCCAATGCCTACCTGGGTAACTACATTTCTTACATTTTTCTCAgatctcaaaagtggtctcctgatgtgatttaagcattgttgtagacttagaaaaacaacaaaactggATGTTCTATAAAACATTTTTTGATTTTGAGATCAAACTTGAAAACAAAAATTGAAAAAATGGTCCTGGGAAAACAAAAATGGAGAAAAGCGGAATTTGGGAAAAAACTGAATCAGGCCAAACATTTAACTGATTTTTTAGGGCCCTATACATGGGTAAATTATGATAGTGAGGGAGAGGGCAATTCCAGGACAGTAAATTCAGCTGCCAGTCTCAGGTACAAAGGCCTTAAAAGCAAAATAGGAGTGAGCATGTTTTGTAGTTAACCGGGGAGAAATAGTGACTTACAGCGATGGTCTGAAGGAGAACGCGACCACCTCTCATATTCTGGTATTCCAGCAATTTCTCTGCTTGCACCCTCTCCTTCACAGAGCACTCCAGGAAAAAACTAGAGAAGCTGGGCAAAGCCACGTCGTCCCTGTCGAAATACATCCCctaggagagaacagagaaataAAACATGAAATACACATTGGATAAAAACAGGTCAGTAACATCAACAGATCACATGTTTTTATAACATGCAGGAGCACAGAGGAGAAAATAgccagtgacatcaataagggatcatcgctttcacctggattcacctggtcagtctgtcatggaaagagcaggtgttcttaatattttgtatatacatattatatagaTCATACCAGGGAGAGGTATGTGTAGGATGCAGTCAGCTTGATGTTCACCAGCTTGTTGATGTTCACCTCACTCTCTGGGTGGAAGTTGTGATTTACCTGCGACTGCATCTCTGAAATGGCAAAATAGACATGAAATTAACTAAAAGATAAATAGGTCACTGGTATGAAATATATACTGACTAATTTAATAAACCATATGTTCACCCACACCATTACTAGTAACTAGCAACTTTCTTTTCTGCAATGAAACAAAGGCATCGATTTTAAATAATAAGCGTAGTCTTTGGAGTTATGAAATCATAGCTAATATAACTCATGTCTACATGAAGCGGAGTCCGTGCAGCTGTATGTATAGCCTACTCATTGTAAATGTTGCAATTACGTTAGGCAGCCCTAGTATTTATATATCATATCAGGGTTtccggcagcattttaatttaatgGGCATTTGAGGAATTTACTGGACCCATAACCCAATTAGGGTcgcacccacggtgctcagaatgacagaaatcacatttacattatggttattcatctt is a genomic window of Coregonus clupeaformis isolate EN_2021a unplaced genomic scaffold, ASM2061545v1 scaf0282, whole genome shotgun sequence containing:
- the LOC123484353 gene encoding ferritin, lower subunit-like, whose protein sequence is MQSQVNHNFHPESEVNINKLVNIKLTASYTYLSLGMYFDRDDVALPSFSSFFLECSVKERVQAEKLLEYQNMRGGRVLLQTIAKPSREDWRSGLEAITFSLEFQKTLNTSLLEVHRGANTHTDPQLSDFLEQHFLSDSHDTIKKLGDHLGSLTRLTSSETHGSMGEYLFDKHTL